In Humulus lupulus chromosome 6, drHumLupu1.1, whole genome shotgun sequence, a single genomic region encodes these proteins:
- the LOC133785535 gene encoding disease resistance protein RPM1-like, with product MKHVLPDDDNGSRVIITTRSEKVGASYKDSSFDHVHKLEPLSKAISWDIFCRISFQRNLEFHCPPELEELSLRFTRMCDDMPLTVVVVASFLSMKEKLISGWRKVFDSNHYQLQPNTELVNVTKILALSFRDLPSHLRLCFLYFSIFPENSLISNDKLYKLWIVEGFVQQHRGLTLEEIVEQY from the coding sequence ATGAAACATGTTCTGCCTGATGATGACAATGGTAGTAGGGTAATCATCACAACACGAAGTGAGAAGGTTGGCGCTTCCTACAAAGACAGCTCGTTTGATCATGTTCACAAGCTAGAACCTTTGTCTAAAGCAATATCATGGGACATTTTTTGTAGAATATCTTTCCAACGTAATCTTGAATTTCATTGTCCTCCAGAGTTAGAGGAGTTGTCCCTTAGATTCACTCGAATGTGTGATGACATGCCTCTTACAGTGGTAGTGGTAGCTAGTTTTTTGTCAATGAAAGAGAAGTTAATTTCAGGATGGAGAAAAGTGTTTGATAGTAATCATTATCAGCTTCAACCTAATACTGAGCTTGTGAATGTTACTAAAATTTTAGCTCTGAGCTTCCGAGATCTACCTTCCCATCTAAGATTATGCTTTTTGTATTTTAGCATTTTTCCCGAGAACTCTTTGATTTCAAATGACAAGTTGTACAAGTTGTGGATTGTTGAAGGCTTTGTACAACAACATAGAGGATTGACACTAGAAGAAATTGTTGAACAATACTAA